The window AACAATACTGGAGATACCTGAAGCCGCAAGGTCAGCAAAACCTAAGTTGAGCTGAATAATTTCTGGCAAACTTTGAAAGATAGCATTATGTTCGCTGTCAATTGGAAAAACGGATGCATTATGTTGGCGAATCTCATTAAAGAATAAACGGCCACTGGTAATCAAAGACTCTTTATTCGCTAATAATATTCTTTTCCCTTTACGGATCGCCGCTAAGGTTGGCAATAACCCAGCAACCCCTGTGATCGCCGACATAACTTGGTCTGCGTCATCAAGGCCTGCTAGCTCGATAGCCGCTTGCTTGCCTGACAATACTTCTGTTTTATTATTATTTTCAGACAAAATCGTGCGTAATGCTTGAGCCGATGACTCATCCGCCATTGCGGCATATTTCGGATTAAACTCAAGACATTGTTTTGCCATTTCAGCGACATTTTTGCCCGCAACTAAGGCAACAACTTGGAATTTTTCAGGATTTTGACGAACAACAGAAAGTGTATTAGTACCAATTGAACCTGTTGAACCCAGGACTGTCAGACGTTTCATAGTGATCGGATACTCTGTATTAATTCAATACTGAGATTATATCAGCTTAGTGATAAGAAAGGATTTTTTAATGATGACGAAAAATAATAAAGCCACGCTAACGCACACTTTTACATTTTGCGTTGGTGGCTTCATCACGATGATGGATTAAAACTCCATCAATTCTGCTTCTTTTTGCGCTAATGACTCATCAATTTTCTTGATATAATTATCAGTCATTTTTTGAATGTCATCTTGTGAACGACGCTCATCATCTTCACTGATTTCTTTGTCTTTTAGCAGCGCTTTAACTTTGTCGTTAGCGTCACGGCGCACATTACGAACAGCAATACGGCCTTGTTCCGCATCACCACGAACCACTTTAATTAAGTCCTTACGACGCTCTTCGGTTAATGGCGGAAGTGGAACACGGATAACAGTACCCGCAGATGATGGGTTCAGACCTAAGTCAGACGCCATAATTGCCTTTTCAATCGCAGGTGACATACTACGGTCAAAAACAGAAATCGCCAGTGTACGTGAATCTTCAACCGTCACGTTAGCCAACTGACGCAGTGGCGTTGCTGAACCATAATAGTCAACACTGATGCCGTCTAACAGGCTTGGAGATGCACGGCCTGTACGAACTTTACTAATTTGGTTTTTGAATGCTTCAAGGCTCTTTTCCATGCGGTCTAGAGCATCTTTTTGGATTTCGTTAATCACGTTTTCAACCCTTAAGAACTGATTATTAAAGGCCGCACTGCGACCTCGCTTAAATTGTCTGAATTTATCCTAGATAATACATTTAAACTCAGGCTATGTCTCTGAGTATTAGTTGTGAGAAATCAGAGTACCTTCATTTTCGCCCATGACAACGCGGCGTAATGCACCCGGTTTATTCATATTGAAAACACGAATTGGCAAGTTATGGTCACGGGCTAATGTGAAGGCCGCTAAGTCCATCACTTTTAACTCACGCTCCAGAACTTCTTGGTAATCCAGTTTTTCATATAATACAGCATCAGGATCTTTCGCAGGATCCGCTGAATAGACGCCATCAACTTTTGTTGCTTTTAACACAACATCCGCTTCAATTTCAATACCGCGTAAACACGCCGCAGAGTCTGTTGTAAAGAATGGATTGCCTGTTCCCGCAGAAAAAATAACAACACGACCGTGACGCAGTAAGCTAATCGCTTCTGCCCAGCTGTAGTTATCACAGACGCCGTTTAATGGAATTGCAGACATGAGTCTTGCATTCACATAAGCACGGTGTAAAGCATCGCGCATTGCGAGTCCATTCATCACCGTGGCTAACATGCCCATGTGGTCGCCGACAACACGGTTCATACCAGCTTGTGCCAAACCCGCACCACGAAACAGGTTACCACCGCCAATAACAACACCGACCTGTATACCCAGTTCTATGAGTTCTTTGATTTCCTGAGCCATACGATCTAAAACGCTAGCATCGATACCAAAACCTTCTGCGCCTTGTAAGGCTTCGCCACTTAATTTAAGCAGAATACGCTGATAAACGGGTTTTGCATTGGTTGCCATGGTGTTCTGTCCTAACAGATTATTTATTGGGGTAACATACGTAGAACACGCGGTTTCTACATACTTAAATTCGAATAGATTTTTAAACCTTAATTACTCACGAAATAGTTCAAGCACCAGAAGATAACGTTGAGGGTCTCTCATATCCGTTAACTTATTTTTTTACTTGAAAGCAACGTGAATAAAACAGAGCCGCCAATTGGCGGCTCTTCGTTGAGATTACTTACTCATCGCAGCAACTTCTGCTGCAAAGTCAGTTTCAACTTTCTCGATACCTTCACCTACTTCGAAACGAAGGAAACCAGAAACTGTCGCACCTTTCTCTTTCAGTAAGTCACCAACAGATTTGCTTGGATCCATGACGAAAGGCTGGCCAGTCAGAGAGATTTCACCAGTGAATTTGTTCATGCGACCGATAACCATTTTTTCAGCGATTTCGCGTGGTTTACCTGATTGCATTGCGATGTCTAACTGAATTTGGTGCTCATGAGCAACAACATCAGCTGGAACGTCGTCTGGAGTCACATATTCAGGTTTGCTTGCAGCAATGTGCATAGCGATGTGTTTCAGTAATTCTTCGTCTGCGCCTTCACCAGCGACTAAAACACCAATACGAGCACCGTGCAGGTAGCTACCTACTTGCGCGCCTTCCAGAATAGCAACACGGCGAATATTGATGTTTTCACCAATTTTCGCAACTAATGCTGTACGAGCGTCTTCGAATTTTGCTTTCAGCGCATCGATATCCGCATTTTTGTCAGCAACAACAGAAGCTAAAACATCTTTACCGAATGCTAAGAAACCTGCATCTTTAGCAACGAAGTCAGTTTCACAGTTCAACTCAACCAGAGCACCTGTTTTACCATCGTTGAACACTTCAGTCAGGATAACACCTTCAGCTGCAACACGACCTGCTTTTTTAGCCGCTTTTGCTTGACCTGATTTACGCATGTTATCAATTGCTAATTCGATGTCACCGTTAGCTTCAACAAGTGCTTTTTTACATTCCATCATACCTGCGCCAGTACGTTCGCGCAGTTCTTTTACCAATGCAGCGGTAATTCCAGACATGTGATTTATTCCTCGATATTCCCCGTAAGAGTCTTCCTCACGTGGATAGTTCTGATTCATATATAAAAGGGGCCTAAATCAGGCCCCTTCTAACATATAGCAGTACCTGTATAGCAATACCTGTTAATAAGGATAAAACCTTATTATTCAGCTTCTACTAAGCTTTCTTCTGCTTGAACAGCCAGATCTTGCGAACGACCTTCACGAACGGTGCTTGCTACAGCGCCCAGATACAGTTTGATTGCACGGATTGCATCGTCGTTACCAGGGATAATGTAATCAATACCATCTGGATCAGAGTTAGTATCAACGATAGCAAATACTGGGATACCCAGATTGTTTGCTTCTTTGATAGCGATGTGTTCGTGGTCTGCATCGATAACGAACAGAGCGTCAGGTAAACCGCCCATATCTTTGATACCGCCTAAGCTGTTTTCTAACTTACCAAGTTCACGACTACGCATCAGCGCTTCTTTCTTAGTCAGTTTATCGAAAGTCCCGTCTTGTGATTGAACTTCTAAATCTTTCAGACGTTTGATTGACTGACGAACAGTTTTCCAGTTAGTCAACATTCCACCTAACCAGCGGTGGTTAACGAAATATTGGTCACAGCTGTTAGCAGCTTCTTGAACGGCTTCGCTTGCAGCACGCTTAGTACCGACAAACAGAATTTTGCCTTTACGAGAAGCAATTTTAGTCAACTCAGCCAGAGCTTCGTTGAACATTGGAACAGTTTTTTCCAGGTTGATGATATGAACTTTATTACGAGCGCCGAAAATGAAAGGTTTCATTTTTGGGTTCCAGTAACGAGTCTGGTGACCAAAGTGAACGCCCGCTTGTAACATATCGCGCATGGAAACAGTTGCCATTTAATACCTCTGTATTTAAGTAATTGGGGTTATGCCTCCACGAA of the Providencia rettgeri genome contains:
- the rpsB gene encoding 30S ribosomal protein S2, which produces MATVSMRDMLQAGVHFGHQTRYWNPKMKPFIFGARNKVHIINLEKTVPMFNEALAELTKIASRKGKILFVGTKRAASEAVQEAANSCDQYFVNHRWLGGMLTNWKTVRQSIKRLKDLEVQSQDGTFDKLTKKEALMRSRELGKLENSLGGIKDMGGLPDALFVIDADHEHIAIKEANNLGIPVFAIVDTNSDPDGIDYIIPGNDDAIRAIKLYLGAVASTVREGRSQDLAVQAEESLVEAE
- the frr gene encoding ribosome recycling factor; amino-acid sequence: MINEIQKDALDRMEKSLEAFKNQISKVRTGRASPSLLDGISVDYYGSATPLRQLANVTVEDSRTLAISVFDRSMSPAIEKAIMASDLGLNPSSAGTVIRVPLPPLTEERRKDLIKVVRGDAEQGRIAVRNVRRDANDKVKALLKDKEISEDDERRSQDDIQKMTDNYIKKIDESLAQKEAELMEF
- the tsf gene encoding translation elongation factor Ts, translated to MSGITAALVKELRERTGAGMMECKKALVEANGDIELAIDNMRKSGQAKAAKKAGRVAAEGVILTEVFNDGKTGALVELNCETDFVAKDAGFLAFGKDVLASVVADKNADIDALKAKFEDARTALVAKIGENINIRRVAILEGAQVGSYLHGARIGVLVAGEGADEELLKHIAMHIAASKPEYVTPDDVPADVVAHEHQIQLDIAMQSGKPREIAEKMVIGRMNKFTGEISLTGQPFVMDPSKSVGDLLKEKGATVSGFLRFEVGEGIEKVETDFAAEVAAMSK
- the pyrH gene encoding UMP kinase, with product MATNAKPVYQRILLKLSGEALQGAEGFGIDASVLDRMAQEIKELIELGIQVGVVIGGGNLFRGAGLAQAGMNRVVGDHMGMLATVMNGLAMRDALHRAYVNARLMSAIPLNGVCDNYSWAEAISLLRHGRVVIFSAGTGNPFFTTDSAACLRGIEIEADVVLKATKVDGVYSADPAKDPDAVLYEKLDYQEVLERELKVMDLAAFTLARDHNLPIRVFNMNKPGALRRVVMGENEGTLISHN